A window of Tetrapisispora phaffii CBS 4417 chromosome 9, complete genome contains these coding sequences:
- the NTR2 gene encoding Ntr2p (similar to Saccharomyces cerevisiae NTR2 (YKR022C); ancestral locus Anc_1.278): MSFRKRNKLNLNKSLGSETKSIKRIKTFVDYEDEEEVDSRILTRDNIKFNKTKLPSIHNQKNSIPLLTSSDNEEYIIENNEESNLKYNQLYNRKNRLNEIPNENVANANDNSNEKTNAIIINIEEMEQNGLIEPDNDDRGPKMKPSVKKMDKYNSKSKLNVMKEEKLYAKLLDDDDKIEIMEIIDKQGGLDKDNDKDASGFDFNMTEFEDDRLAVTDRERQIYKMKRKKLIEEALEVNHLEDNTRPNSNEWEDQQLTKVFNNEHLVAEKKDSRIKALQSQLPHPIILEDPTNIIEYIRSIQIDLEKKKQMLKIQQISLSNEVITLNEKIDSITKGLNDL, translated from the coding sequence ATGAGTTTTAGAAagagaaataaattaaatttgaacaAATCACTAGGTTCAGAAACAAAATCTATCAAACGTATTAAGACATTTGTTGATtatgaagatgaagaggAAGTTGACAGCAGGATTTTGACAAgagataatattaaatttaataagaCTAAACTACCAAGCATTCATAATCAAAAGAATAGTATACCTTTACTTACTTCAAGTGATAATGAAGAGTATattatagaaaataatgaagagTCAAATCTAAAATACaatcaattatataatagaaaaaatCGTTTAAACGAGATACCCAATGAAAATGTTGCGAATGCAAATGACAACTCAAATGAGAAGACCAATgccattattatcaatattgaagaaatggAACAAAATGGCCTTATTGAACcagataatgatgatagGGGTCCTAAAATGAAACCTTCAGTAAAGAAAATGGATAAATACAATTCTAAATCAAAACTTAATGTAATGAAGGAAGAAAAACTTTATGCTAAATTActtgatgatgatgataaaatagaaataatGGAAATCATCGACAAGCAGGGAGGTTTGGAtaaagataatgataaagacGCTTCAGGATTCGATTTTAATATGACagaatttgaagatgataGACTGGCAGTGACAGATAGAGAAagacaaatatataaaatgaaaagaaagaaattgatCGAAGAAGCTTTAGAGGTAAATCACTTGGAAGACAATACTCGTCCCAATTCAAATGAGTGGGAAGATCAACAGTTAACTAAAGTATTCAATAATGAACATTTAGTTGCTGAGAAAAAGGACTCTCGAATAAAAGCATTGCAATCACAGTTACCACATCCCATCATATTGGAAGATCcaacaaatataattgaatatattcGAAGCATACAAATAGATttagaaaagaagaaacaaatgCTCAAAATCCAAcaaatttcattatctaACGAAGTTATAACtctaaatgaaaaaattgattcTATAACCAAAGGACTAAACGATCTTTAA
- the GWT1 gene encoding glucosaminyl-phosphotidylinositol O-acyltransferase (similar to Saccharomyces cerevisiae GWT1 (YJL091C); ancestral locus Anc_1.275): protein MSTLKERKESFVSGLEGGTILEVNIVTSIALFAYFSYNLITIRGQDYGIVAEFSLLWVTLLLSVTTYANNAYMLITLILVPCISLFLCVLINKKSTKLEDISKKDVMVHDEDASKKDLKKFELVKSPYLTAYRGGMLVLTMISIFAVDFNIFPRRFAKVETWGTSLMDLGVGSFVFSNGIVSARSLIKEKMDPKYQRSTLMGIILGFKSGLSLLILGLLRLYFVKNLEYQEHVTEYGVHWNFFLTLALLPPFLSILNPIAEYIPRVVIALVISLVYEWFLMRNDNRMLTFLILGERNNFFSANREGILSFFGYCSIFLFGQSTGFYILGNQPTKNNLYKPSSTIVSKTNINNNKMSLWDRITTVSPLRGLFTWALLSMIATNIIFTLHPFDISRRFANISYTAWTISYNLAFLTCYCMIDSLFGNTFENYKSPLVYESVNRNGLFMFLLSNVSTGLGNMAFSTIDASDSTAIAVLMGYSIFLVSVSILLHQRQIYIKF, encoded by the coding sequence ATGTCTACTTTAAAAGAGAGGAAAGAATCGTTTGTGTCTGGCCTAGAAGGTGGGACTATTTTAGAAGTTAATATTGTTACATCGATTGCTTTATTCGCATATTTTagttataatttaattacaaTTCGTGGGCAAGATTATGGTATTGTTGCtgaattttcattattatgGGTCACCTTATTATTATCGGTGACCACCTATGCCAACAATGCATACATGTTAATAACATTGATTTTAGTACCATGTATCTCATTATTTCTGTGTGTAttgattaataaaaaatcaacaaaACTCGAAgatatttcaaagaaaGATGTAATGGTGCATGATGAAGATGCATCTAAAAAGGATCTAAAGAAATTTGAGTTAGTAAAATCACCTTATCTAACAGCCTACCGTGGCGGCATGCTAGTGCTGACCATGATTTCTATATTTGCCGTGGATTTCAACATCTTCCCTCGTAGATTTGCTAAAGTAGAAACATGGGGAACATCGTTGATGGATTTAGGTGTCGGTTCTTTTGTATTCAGTAATGGTATTGTTTCAGCAAGATCATTAATTAAGGAAAAAATGGATCCAAAATATCAAAGAAGCACATTAATGGGAATCATTCTTGGATTCAAATCTGGTTTAAGTTTATTGATTCTAGGATTATTGAGACTATACTTTGTTAAAAACCTTGAATATCAAGAACATGTCACGGAATATGGTGTGCACTGGAATTTTTTCTTAACATTGGCCCTACTGCCaccatttttatcaattttaaatcCAATTGCAGAATATATTCCAAGGGTTGTGATTGCATTAGTCATTTCTTTGGTTTACGAATGGTTCCTCATGAGAAATGATAATCGAATGTTGacatttttgatattagGAGAAAGGAATAACTTTTTCAGTGCAAACAGAGAAGgtatattatcattttttggATATTGTTCAATCTTTCTGTTTGGACAATCAACAggtttttatattttagGTAACCAAccaacaaaaaataatttgtaCAAGCCATCTTCAACAATAGTATCAAAAACCAAcataaacaataataagATGTCTCTTTGGGATAGAATCACTACAGTATCACCACTTCGTGGTTTATTTACATGGGCTCTCTTGTCCATGATAGCTActaatatcattttcacTCTACATCCCTTTGATATTTCAAGAAGATTTGCAAACATATCATACACAGCATGGACAATATCTTATAATCTAGCATTTTTAACCTGTTACTGTATGAttgattcattatttgGAAACACTTTTGAAAACTACAAGTCGCCACTAGTATATGAATCCGTTAACAGGAACGGTTTATTTATGTTTCTGTTAAGCAACGTCAGCACAGGTCTAGGAAACATGGCATTCTCTACAATCGATGCTAGTGACAGCACAGCGATAGCAGTGTTGATGGGATACTCTATATTTTTAGTTTCAGTTTCGATTCTATTACACCAACGTCAAATTTAcatcaaattttaa
- the TRL1 gene encoding tRNA ligase (similar to Saccharomyces cerevisiae TRL1 (YJL087C); ancestral locus Anc_1.280) gives MVEERSAVMDLVKQLEKSSELPHKGKSFKRVCELFNSDKKVVSWKFNEWDYGKNNIKLPCNARGLFISEDSTNPTIVARGYDKFFSVDEVPFTKWDALGCTTKGPYEVSVKANGCIIFFSGLEDGTLITCSKHSTGPRDDSDRNHAEAGELFLKSQLEKLNIDISSFAKELYKRNLTAVAEYCDDSFEEHILEYSGAKAGLYLHGLNLNTVNFKTLPMTDVTEFALKYGFKLIDYVTILDIHSLRLFLEDCAKTGSYKNEEIEGFVIRTKDSNSGNAFFFKYKFEEPYLMYRQWREATKDYIQSHTRVFNFRKHRFITNKYMDFVVPILDNDPVLCENYLKGQHIIDLRNKFLKSYGMTGIEILDHEKIKELELRNSLDFSKVDEFTKFIIIPIAVIGCGKSTTARTLTNIFPGRWAHVENDDITSKDRSQLVKRSLELLSNDNIKCVIIDRNNHQYRERREILNWIEEFKEDYLAYDVNVKIIAVSFVTYDNLDLIRQLTIDRVKRRGDNHQSIKATVYGEKKVLGIMDGFIKRFQEVQEGRSPDNLFDFIIHVHVKDYDSSLENTNVILTKLHQKYPILVPDLPSSNEIREAFQKALTYKPVITKTFGNTPKQKIQINKSELNSINDNKTKISPVFFSAHLLDDAIIFDIFKDFVNVPAFTKSEKLVIEDMLKNRSFQSELHVTLAHVASCKRGGPELQQIWQEYNNRYIPLIKKNLKLLRIKSEELPSQIKTDDILEFSVKKICWDNKILSAIIELGDFKDSNGVILKGLKCANKVPHITLALLEPGTKPFYSNELCQNVQANNIGKNIRVYDISELKMYQAAISIHL, from the coding sequence ATGGTTGAAGAACGTAGTGCTGTTATGGATTTGGTAAAACAATTGGAGAAGTCATCTGAATTACCGCATAAAGGGAAATCTTTTAAACGAGTTTGTGAGTTATTCAATAGTGACAAAAAAGTAGTCAGTTggaaatttaatgaatggGATTATGGtaagaataatataaaattaccATGCAATGCAAGaggtttatttatttcagAGGATTCGACCAATCCAACCATTGTTGCAAGAGGGTATGATAAGTTTTTCAGTGTGGACGAAGTTCCTTTCACTAAATGGGATGCATTGGGCTGTACTACAAAGGGCCCATATGAAGTATCTGTAAAAGCAAATGGTtgtataatatttttttcaggTTTAGAAGATGGGACATTAATAACTTGCTCTAAACATTCCACAGGTCCAAGAGATGATTCTGATAGAAACCATGCCGAAGCTGGTGAACTGTTCTTAAAATCACAATTGGAAAAGTTAAATATTGACATATCTTCATTTGCTAAAGAACtttacaaaagaaatttaaCCGCTGTCGCAGAATATTGTGATGATTCCTTTGAAGAACATATCCTTGAATATTCTGGGGCCAAAGCTGGTCTATATTTACATGGtctaaatttaaatactGTTAATTTTAAGACATTACCAATGACAGATGTTACTGAATTCGCATTGAAATATGGTTTTAAGTTAATTGATTATGTTACAATATTAGATATACATAGTTTAAGATTATTCTTAGAAGATTGTGCTAAAACCGGATCGtataaaaatgaagagATCGAAGGTTTTGTTATTAGAACTAAAGATTCAAATAGTGGCAATgcatttttctttaaatacaAGTTTGAGGAACCATATCTTATGTATAGACAATGGAGAGAGGCTACTAAGGATTATATTCAATCACATACAAGAGTATTCAATTTTCGAAAACATAGATttataacaaataaatacatGGATTTTGTTGTGCCGATTTTAGATAATGATCCAGTTCTATgtgaaaattatttaaaaggACAGCATATCATTGACTTAAGaaacaaatttttaaaatcatatgGTATGACAggtattgaaattttagaCCATGAAAAGATTAAGGAACTTGAATTAAGAAATTCtttagatttttcaaaagtcGATGAATTTaccaaatttattattataccAATTGCAGTTATAGGCTGTGGCAAGTCTACTACTGCAAGGACACTAACAAATATCTTTCCAGGCAGGTGGGCCCATGTTGAGAATGATGATATAACTTCAAAAGACAGATCACAATTGGTTAAACGTTCACTTGAATTATTAAGTAACGATAATATCAAGTGTGTAATTATAGATAGAAACAATCATCAATACAGGGAGAGAAgagaaattttaaattggattgaagaatttaaagaagacTATTTGGCTTACGATGTTAATGTTAAGATTATTGCTGTTTCATTTGTTACCTATGACAATTTAGATTTGATAAGACAATTGACAATAGATAGAGTAAAAAGAAGAGGAGATAACCACCAAAGTATTAAGGCTACTGTTTATGGCGAGAAAAAAGTACTTGGTATTATGGATGGGTTCATCAAGAGATTTCAAGAAGTTCAAGAAGGCAGATCTCCAGACAATCTATTCGATTTTATAATCCATGTTCACGTTAAAGATTATGATTCTTCATTAGAAAATACAAATGTTATTTTAACCAAACTACACCAAAAGTATCCAATTTTAGTTCCAGATTTACCTTCttcaaatgaaattagGGAAGCATTCCAAAAAGCATTAACCTATAAACCTGTTATAACGAAAACTTTTGGTAATACACCAAAACAGAAAATACAGATAAATAAAAGTGaattgaattcaataaatgataataagACCAAAATTTCCCCCGTTTTCTTTTCTGCTCATTTACTTGATGATGctattatatttgatatattcaaaGACTTCGTTAATGTACCTGCTTTTACAAAATCAGAGAAGTTAGTAATAGAAGATATGTTAAAAAATAGATCATTTCAGTCTGAGTTACATGTTACTCTAGCTCACGTCGCTTCTTGTAAAAGAGGTGGACCTGAATTGCAACAAATTTGGCAAGAGTATAACAATCGTTACATTCCTTTGATTAAAAAGAacttaaaattattgagGATTAAGTCAGAAGAGCTACCTAGTCAAATAAAGACagatgatattttagaattttcagtaaaaaaaatatgctgggataataaaattctttCAGCAATCATTGAACTTGGAGATTTTAAAGATTCCAATGGTGTAATTTTGAAGGGTTTAAAATGTGCCAATAAAGTCCCTCATATTACGTTAGCTTTACTTGAACCTGGCACAAAACcattttattcaaatgaaTTATGCCAAAATGTACAAGCTAACAATATCGGTAAAAATATCAGAGTATATGACATTTctgaattaaaaatgtatCAAGCTGCAATTTCTATTCATCTTTAA
- the TOK1 gene encoding Tok1p (similar to Saccharomyces cerevisiae TOK1 (YJL093C); ancestral locus Anc_1.273), which translates to MDHNDTEKYKFDYRSVDPSLKEALEFRSERVDIINANPDSKTFVLWFIISCYFPVITACMGPIANALSVACAVEKWREKWEIVDGSYVSYELDDPAVIFTLNIISFVIGICSNGVLILHFAQKVSYQTSQIINITGWTVSGLLLLVDVVVSSIRYTYRYDYHLNIGFWFAVITCALYFCCALVLSLHYVGYKLRKYPARFNLVKNERAVMVFTVLFSIWLIWGAGLFSGLLHINYCTAMYFSVVSLLTVGLGDILPKTVAAKIMILVFSLSGVLLLGLIIVMTRDIIQGSIGPIFYFHRLEESRIILTKKIHNKELTVNSTKDAFRHMNRLRKQSKRKQVLFSLLLTICIFITFWLLGAVVFMFAESWSYFNSLYFCFLCLLTIGYGDFAPSTGAGRAFFVIWAILAVPLMSAIISTVGDTLFTLAQKLDFTLGKRIFHQDLKALVISNTYSNSKSILRFKTGELFTATNLSDVLLEEIDDDNDNSNEDIVDGSGSGNSLNSNVSKAENNSLTNQGSQQNSNTTSDSCALSIKPKTHFIPYHNIENPNLNSDRVVILTQEETHDRLLKLQELLRHFSDIHNNRVNDHNCRLSYNDWKAIAEENLLDTQDCLPQDTSGQLHIDPMFWVSSNTPLRFPIDESRFAMSKLFRKMVSLTNELIDSENCKIENDKSCNSSSIESSPISTNDDTFNSTHENNIEMVLI; encoded by the coding sequence ATGGATCATAACGATACAgagaaatataaatttgacTATCGAAGTGTTGATCCTTCGTTGAAAGAGGCTTTAGAGTTCAGATCTGAGAGAGTTGATATAATTAATGCTAACCCTGATTCTAAAACCTTTGTGCTTTGGTTTATAATATCATGTTATTTCCCTGTCATCACGGCATGTATGGGACCAATCGCTAATGCTTTATCAGTTGCATGTGCAGTTGAAAAATGGAGAGAGAAATGGGAAATTGTTGACGGTTCATATGTATCATATGAATTGGATGATCCTGCTGTTATTTttactttaaatattatatcatttgTTATAGGTATTTGTTCTAATGGCGTATTGATTCTGCATTTTGCTCAAAAGGTCAGTTATCAAACTTCACAAatcataaatataacaGGTTGGACTGTTTCGGGGCTTCTGTTGTTAGTGGATGTGGTCGTTAGCTCAATAAGATATACTTATCGATATGACTATCACTTAAATATTGGATTTTGGTTTGCAGTCATTACATGtgcattatatttttgttgtGCATTGGTGTTGTCTTTGCATTATGTTGGTTACAAATTGAGAAAGTATCCAGCTAGGTTCAATCTAgtgaaaaatgaaagagCTGTGATGGTTTTTACAGTATTGTTTTCGATTTGGTTAATATGGGGAGCGGGATTATTTTCTGGTTTACTACATATCAATTATTGTACTGCAATGTATTTTTCAGTAGTCTCTTTATTAACAGTTGGTTTAGGTGATATTTTACCAAAAACAGTGGCTGCTAAAATCATGATTTTAGTATTTTCGTTATCAGGTGTTCTTCTACTGGGTTTGATTATTGTCATGACAAGGGATATTATACAAGGATCAATTGGaccaatattttatttccaTAGACTAGAAGAAAGCAGAATTATATtgacaaaaaaaatacataatAAAGAACTTACTGTTAATTCAACAAAAGATGCATTTAGGCATATGAATAGATTACGGAAACAGTCTAAACGGAAACAAGTACTGTTTTCTTTGCTTTTAACAATTTGCATATTTATTACCTTCTGGTTGTTAGGAGCAGTGGTATTCATGTTTGCAGAAAGCTGGTCATATTTTAATAGCTTGTATTTTTGCTTCTTATGTTTATTGACAATTGGTTATGGCGATTTTGCGCCATCGACGGGTGCTGGTAGAGcattttttgtaatatgGGCAATTTTAGCTGTTCCACTTATGAGTGCTATTATAAGCACTGTGGGTGATACATTATTTACTTTAGCTCAAAAGTTAGATTTTACATTGGGTAAAAGAATATTCCATCAAGACTTAAAAGCACTTGTTATATCCAACACCTATTCTAATTCTAAAAGTATTTTACGATTTAAGACAGGGGAGCTTTTCACTGCAACCAATCTCTCCGATGTTTTGCTTGAAGAAATCGATGACGACAACGACAATAGTAATGAAGATATTGTTGATGGTTCTGGGTCCGGgaattcattgaattcaaatgtCAGCAAAGCTGAGAATAACTCCTTGACGAATCAAGGTTCACAGCAGAATTCTAATACAACATCTGATTCCTGTGCTTTGTCAATAAAACCGAAAACCCATTTCATTCCTTATCATAACATAGAGAATCCTAATTTGAACTCAGATAGAGTAGTGATCCTAACACAGGAGGAAACTCATGATAGGCTGCTGAAACTGCAAGAATTACTTAGACATTTTTCTGACATTCACAATAATAGAGTTAATGATCATAATTGTAGATTATCGTATAATGACTGGAAAGCGATTGCTGAAGAAAATTTGCTAGATACTCAAGACTGTTTGCCTCAGGATACAAGTGGACAATTGCATATTGATCCAATGTTTTGGGTATCCTCAAACACCCCGTTAAGATTTCCAATTGATGAATCAAGGTTTGCAATGAGTAAACTATTTAGAAAAATGGTATCACTGACAAATGAATTAATCGATTCAGAGAATTGCaaaatagaaaatgataaaagtTGTAACAGTAGTAGCATTGAATCAAGTCCTATCAGTACCAATGATGACACTTTCAATTCTACCCATGAGAATAACATTGAGATGGTATTGATATGA